GTTGAAAATCAAGAGTTACTGGATTCAGAGCGAGAATTTCGTCCAATGCGTTGGATTCGAAAGCATCTGCCCATTGAAGGTAAAGACGGTTTTAAACCCGTATTTTTAATTGAGCCGATTGTGCTGCTAGGTGACTTGGATAAAGACATAGAGGGTCGTATACGTTTCTCTAATCAGGAAGGACGTGAGCAGTTTCTGGAAGAGTACAAAAAACTGCAAATCATGGACTTGTCTGAAGTGCATGCTGGTGGTGCTGGTAATGCTCCAATTTTGGGGCAATATCTGGCGAAGATTATTCTTAACAAAGATACCTCAACTTTCCGCAATGAGAACTGGAAGCACATGCATTCCTATCTAGTGGATTCTTGTGGTATTAAAGCCAACCAATCGCGTCTGTACTTCTACATCTTTAGTGCTGGCGGTGGTACAGGGTCGGGTATGGCTTCTGAATTTGGTCTGGCGCAGCAATTTTCTTACTTAAGCAAAACTTTTGATTATCGCTCTGATCAATCGCAATTGGTCGATAAGCGTCACAGTTTTGTATTTGAGCCTATCTTTACTTCTGGTATCTGTATTCTGCCAAATATCTCAGGTAAGAATGTTGAAATCTCGGAAGCCTTGCACATTAACGCTGGTCGTTTGTTGACCAAATACATCTCTGAAGAGTGGAACTTCTCTTACAACGAGGAGCGTGAGGACGACGAAGTGCCTGCGGATGTCATGGAGCGTATTCGTCCTTGGAACTCTATGATGTTGATTTCTAACGATATCATGCGTTATGCAGAGGAAGAAGATGGTGGCGATGCGGATAGCATTGATGTGAACACTATGGAGAAATATGCGAACCAATATATTTCTCAACAGATTTTCAACATATTGACTGCTCAGGCGGTGACAACTGATTACGATGAAGAGTATTTCCGTCGTGCGGGTATCGATATTTCTGAAACCATTCGTCTTGATGCAAATGATTTGTTTATGAGTCTGGCTGGTCCTGTTGCTGTCGCTTATGCAGAGAGTGTTGTAGGGCCAGGTGTACATCAAGATATGGTTGATATTGATGACTTGTTCTGCCGTTCTATTGAATTGCCTCACTTTAATGAAGATACCTCTGCAATTGAGGGGGTGAGTGTGTTGCCAGTAGAATCTGAGCGTTATCGTCAAGCAATAAAAGATTTTCGTAAGAGCGGTTACGATGTGAGTAAGTTGAGTGACTTACACTTCTTCAAAAACTGTTCTTCTATTGTGTCTATTATTTCCTTACCACGTGACTTCAAGCTGTCTTTCACGGCCTTGAATCGCTTGAAAATGCACCTTAATCGTTTGTGCCCTAATACCACATTGAAGCGTTATGCTTTGGTAATAGGAGCGTCGGCTAACTTGTCCTTAACCACCTTGATTGCCAAGAGTCCATGTTTGAGCGATGACTTCTTGACCTTGATGGTTGCTTACATGAAGCGCTGTTTTGCCACAGACGATTATCGTTACACGGATGAAGTGGATCATGCCATCATTGATATGATTCAAACGGAAGAGTTTGATGAAAGTTTGATTGAAAAGTACTTCATGACGCATGAAAACCCAGCGAAAATTTTGGATACTAACTGGTATGCGATCAAGCCAATGTATGAGAAGAAATACCGTGAGTTGATTGATGATACTCAACAGTTTGTTTCCATTAATGATATTCGTTTGGACATCAGTAATGTGAAAAACGCGATCAAGTATCTACGCGAAATTTACCGTCATCGTATCAGTAAGACTAACGTGCTTACACTTAACGGTTAAATTGAGCAGAAGACAAAAAAACGCCTGTGAGGTTTCTCCTCACAGGCGTTTTTTTTGTTTGAAAATTATCGATATTTTGCAGTAGGACGACTTGATTGTCATGACTTTTGTCTATATTGTACTAGTACATGAATACGTTTTCTGAGTGATAAGATTCGCCTATGCAACAACTCATTGAATTTCTTAGCCAAGTAGATGATCAATCTTTGTTAGAGAAGCGTTTGCGAGCCTTGTTAACGCCGAATGAAATTAACGAGATGTTGCACCGTTTGCAGATCTTTTCCCTGTTAGAACAGGGGGTGCCACAACGAGATATAGCGAAACAGTTAGGGGTTGGTATTGCCACAGTGACGCGTGGTTCCCGAGCATTGAAGGAATTGAAAAAGAATGAGTCCTGAACAAAATAAACAACCGCCTCGCATCGAGCTACCACGTAAGCCGCAATACGTTACCATCAGTTCCGATTGCGATTTTTTTGGTTTATTTAAGAAGATAGAAAAGCGTTTTGAAAATTGCTTTATGCTGGAGTCTTTAGGGGAAGAGAGTTTTATTTCTCGTCATTCCATCATTGGCTTTGATCCAGAAAAGCTTTTATGGGCGGAGGGTAAACAGCTTTTCATTGAAGAGCGCGATGGGACGAATCAAGCCTATGAGTCGGACAATCCTTATTACTTATTGCGTAGTATCGTGCCACAAAATATTTTGTCACGAGGTTTTGCTGGTGGCTTGACGGGCTACATAGGCTACGACAGCATGAACTATTTTGAGCCGAGTTTGGATCTGCAAGCCAGTGACATGTTCGATGCATTTCGCTTTGGCTTATATACAGACGGATTGATTCTAGACAAGATGACGGGCGAGGTTTTCTACTTTTACTACGAAGACAATCGCCTGGATTTGGTTAATGACATGATGGCGGAAATCACACCTGAAAACGGACCTTTGGTGGTTCGACCATTAGGTGAATCTATGACCAAAGTCGATCACGCCGAGGCGGTCGCTAAGGTAAAGCAAGACATCATTGAGGGTAAGATTTTTCAATGTGAAGTGGGCTTTAAGAAATGGTTTGAGCTGGAAGGAGACACCATCAATCTGTATGAAGAATTGCGTGAGGTTAATCCTTCGCCGCAGATGTATTACCTCAAATTTGCGCAACAGAAAGTCATAGGTGCCAGTCCTGAGTTATTGTTCCGTGTACGTCAGGGGGAAATGGAAACTTTCCCATTAGCAGGAACGGCGAAGCGTGGTGCGGATGAAAAAGAAGACACGGCGCTGGCGCGCGCTTTGCTGAACGACCCGAAAGAAATTGCTGAACATAATATGATAGTCGACTTGCATCGTAATGACATTGGGCGTGTGGCGCGTTTTGGTACGGTAAAAGTACGCTCGCTAATGGACATTAAACGCTTTAGTCATGTACAACATATTTCCAGTGAAATCGTCGGTATTATGGCGGAAGAGCATGATATGTTTTCTGCTTTAGCCAGTAACTTCCCTGCCGGTACCCTAACAGGTGCACCTAAAATTGAGGCCATGAAAATCATCGATGATTTAGAAAGTGATGGTCGTGGTCCATACGGTGGTGCCGTTGGTCAGTTTTCTTTTAATGGAGACTGTATGTTTGCGATTCCAATTCGTACTGTGTTCGCAAAGGGGAATAAAGCCTACGTACAAACCTGCGGCGGTAATGTGTATGACTCGAATGCTGAAGACGAGTATGAAGAAATACAACGTAAGTTTGCTGGAACTAAACGTGTATTGGACAATTTCAGTGAAGGAGCAAACAGATGAAAATTTATATCATAGACAATTATGATTCCTTCACTTATAACCTTTATCAATTTATCGGCGAAGTGCTGCAAACAGAACAAAGTCAGGGACGTATCGAACAGTTTGAGGTGATTGTTAAGCGTAACGATGAGGTGACGCTAGATGATATTCGACAAGCTTCACCAGATCGTATTATTATCTCCCCAGGCCCAGGTTCACCTGACGACAAAGCCTATTTTGGTGTGTGTGCTGATGTGATTTTAGAGTTCGGTAGAAGCACACCTTTAATGGGCGTTTGTTTAGGCATGCAGGGGATTTGTCATGTATTTGGTGGTAAGGTGGTCAAAGCGTCATTGCCTATGCATGGTAAAACCAGTCCAATTCAGCACAATGGCCAAGGCATTTTTCATGATATTCCTGATCAGTTGGAAGTCATGCGTTATCACTCTCTCATCGCAGAGGCGGAAAGCTTTCCAGAGGTATTGGAGGTGACCGCTGCGGTAGGCAGTTTGCATGCCGAAAAGTTTGATGATCTCAATGGTATTCGTCAAGGTGGTGAGTTTGAGATCATGGGAGTGCGCCATAAGGATTATCCGATTCAAGGTATACAATTTCATCCTGAGTCGTTTGCAACGGAAGGAGGTAAGGATTTGATTAAAAATTTCTTATTCAATGCTGTGTAAAGAATAGCCCTATGTTGATCTCAGAAAGATCAGCACGAGACCTACATGGATGTAGCGAATTAGTTAGGGAAACGCAGGAGCAAATTGCTCTTGTCATTAGATATGTTCGTATCATCCCATAATGAAGTCACTTCATTTTTTTAATTAGTATTTAGCTTAGACCTAAATAAAATAAGGAAAAAACTTTCAAATTCCTTGCATATTATCTATAAAGTACTGATTAGAAATAAAAAAGACCGCTTAGAAATAGAAAAGACCGAGAGATAAAGTGTGATGAAGGATCTACCACTTAAGAAAAAACTGGTTATTGTTATTATTGCTACTGCCGTTGCTTTGTTCATAGCAATGTATGGAATCAGATTGATGGGAAAGGTAATCGATTTTGCTTACCTTGAACGTGAGCATATCCTAGCAGTTACTGGTGCTGAACATGATTTAGCACAGCCGAATCCTAAGATTGACCCCTTAGTAAGTCATCTTCAATACGCTAAAGAACAAGCGATAGCGGTTGGTGAGTCGATTTTTTTAGTCGAAAAGCTCTTATTTCGCCTGTTAGGTCAGGGAATGTTGCTGGATCTCGCCATTGAAGACATTAAGCGCATTGATCTGATTTTAGCGGAATTGGACAGCATAAACTCTGACACTTTGTCAGCAGAACAGGTTAAAAAAGTAACCGAACTAATGGAGTGGTCGGTTACCAATTCAGCTGTATTTGGTTCAGGCTTACGGGATGCAGGAAAGTTTGTTACCTTGCTTGTATACGTTTTAGTCATTTTGGTGATTGGTTTTATTATTGCTCTGTTACGTTTCATCATAGTGACTTCTATTCCTCCACTGGAGAAAACAACGGAAGTTACCAAAGAAATTGCTAAAGGCAATCTGAATATTAATTTAAACGCTAATCATATTGAAACCTCTACAGCTGAAATGGTTGGCGGCCTACGCGATATGATTCTCGCGATAAAAGCCGTTATGTTGGAGTTATCGGATGCGGCCACCTCTAATGGTGTCATTTCAGAGCAAACCTTAAAAGGTGTTAACCGGCAACACGATGAAGTCCGTCGCTTGGTTGAGTCAATGCAAGAAATGAATTTAACGATTCAAGCGGTTGCTGACTCTGCTCAGCATGCGAGTGAAGCGACCAAAGAAGGACATCAAGATTCGTCAGAGAGTGTAAGCGTTGTTAATGGGGCGGTTTCTTCTATTATCCAACTTGCGGATGAAGTTCGTAATTCCACGACTGCAATTAAGAAAATCGAGTCAGATAGTCAGAATATACTTTCCATTGTCGGCATGATAAATGAGTTAACAGAGCAAACCAATTTACTTGCATTGAACGCAGCAATTGAAGCAGCTCGTGCTGGTGAAGCTGGAAGAGGTTTTGCTGTGGTGGCTGACGAAGTACGTTCTTTAGCACAAAAAACACAAGACTCAACGGGCCAAATTCAAGGCACAATTGACCAGTTAAAGAGTAGCACACTAGGGGCAGTTGATATTATGGATAAATGCTGTGATATCGCTGAAGAGTCCGTTAATAAAGCGAATGCTGCTGGGGAAGTTATACAAAATATAGCGGAAAAAATGTCGCATATATTGACTTTAAACCAGCAAATATCCAGTAAGACAAAAGAACAAGAGTCCGTCACTCAAAAAATTACCAGTAGTTCAGGAGCCATTAATTCTGTTGCTGATGAGGCTGCCAGTGGTGCTAAGCAGACATCTAAGTCGAGTTCTCATTTGTTAGAGTTAGTGAATCAGATGGATAAGGTGGTCAGTAAATTTAGTGTGTAAACTATTTATTCTTGAATGGTGAAGTTCATTGCCAGGGAGAGGAGTATGAAACAAGTTTTAGCGTTGCCGCAAGTTGACGTTCAAAATTCGCAATCTAGGAAAGACTATTTA
The window above is part of the Marinomonas sp. THO17 genome. Proteins encoded here:
- a CDS encoding chorismate-binding protein — encoded protein: MSPEQNKQPPRIELPRKPQYVTISSDCDFFGLFKKIEKRFENCFMLESLGEESFISRHSIIGFDPEKLLWAEGKQLFIEERDGTNQAYESDNPYYLLRSIVPQNILSRGFAGGLTGYIGYDSMNYFEPSLDLQASDMFDAFRFGLYTDGLILDKMTGEVFYFYYEDNRLDLVNDMMAEITPENGPLVVRPLGESMTKVDHAEAVAKVKQDIIEGKIFQCEVGFKKWFELEGDTINLYEELREVNPSPQMYYLKFAQQKVIGASPELLFRVRQGEMETFPLAGTAKRGADEKEDTALARALLNDPKEIAEHNMIVDLHRNDIGRVARFGTVKVRSLMDIKRFSHVQHISSEIVGIMAEEHDMFSALASNFPAGTLTGAPKIEAMKIIDDLESDGRGPYGGAVGQFSFNGDCMFAIPIRTVFAKGNKAYVQTCGGNVYDSNAEDEYEEIQRKFAGTKRVLDNFSEGANR
- a CDS encoding methyl-accepting chemotaxis protein — encoded protein: MKDLPLKKKLVIVIIATAVALFIAMYGIRLMGKVIDFAYLEREHILAVTGAEHDLAQPNPKIDPLVSHLQYAKEQAIAVGESIFLVEKLLFRLLGQGMLLDLAIEDIKRIDLILAELDSINSDTLSAEQVKKVTELMEWSVTNSAVFGSGLRDAGKFVTLLVYVLVILVIGFIIALLRFIIVTSIPPLEKTTEVTKEIAKGNLNINLNANHIETSTAEMVGGLRDMILAIKAVMLELSDAATSNGVISEQTLKGVNRQHDEVRRLVESMQEMNLTIQAVADSAQHASEATKEGHQDSSESVSVVNGAVSSIIQLADEVRNSTTAIKKIESDSQNILSIVGMINELTEQTNLLALNAAIEAARAGEAGRGFAVVADEVRSLAQKTQDSTGQIQGTIDQLKSSTLGAVDIMDKCCDIAEESVNKANAAGEVIQNIAEKMSHILTLNQQISSKTKEQESVTQKITSSSGAINSVADEAASGAKQTSKSSSHLLELVNQMDKVVSKFSV
- a CDS encoding aminodeoxychorismate/anthranilate synthase component II, coding for MKIYIIDNYDSFTYNLYQFIGEVLQTEQSQGRIEQFEVIVKRNDEVTLDDIRQASPDRIIISPGPGSPDDKAYFGVCADVILEFGRSTPLMGVCLGMQGICHVFGGKVVKASLPMHGKTSPIQHNGQGIFHDIPDQLEVMRYHSLIAEAESFPEVLEVTAAVGSLHAEKFDDLNGIRQGGEFEIMGVRHKDYPIQGIQFHPESFATEGGKDLIKNFLFNAV
- a CDS encoding Trp family transcriptional regulator encodes the protein MQQLIEFLSQVDDQSLLEKRLRALLTPNEINEMLHRLQIFSLLEQGVPQRDIAKQLGVGIATVTRGSRALKELKKNES